Below is a window of Agrobacterium vitis DNA.
TCGACGGGAAGGTCCCATTTCTCGCGATATTCTTCCGGGCTCAAGGTGTGATGGGTCATCAAGTGACGCTTCAGCGACTTGAACGAGCCACCACATTCCAGGCAGATGATCTGGTCGCCCTGAATCGACTTGCGAACGGCAACGGCAGGCTTCTGCTTTTCGACCACGGATACCACTGGCACCGGTGAAGATGTATTGGACAATGCGGTATGCACATCCGAAATCAGGTGGCTGATGTCCCCGATTGGTACAACATGGTTGCTGACATACGCTGCAACGATATCTGCCGT
It encodes the following:
- a CDS encoding MucR family transcriptional regulator, producing MSETAFGSSGNDLLVELTADIVAAYVSNHVVPIGDISHLISDVHTALSNTSSPVPVVSVVEKQKPAVAVRKSIQGDQIICLECGGSFKSLKRHLMTHHTLSPEEYREKWDLPVDYPMVAPAYAEARSRLAKEMGLGQRRRRAK